The window ttgagtttttgaggaagttaccaaaaagattgatgagggcagagcagtagacattgtttacttggactaaAGTTAGGACAttggattcaggatgagcttccCAGTTGGATGCATAATTGGCTTAACTGCAGGAgatagagagtggtggtggagggttgctttttggactggaggcctgtgactagtggtgttccactgggatTGGTCTgtatcctcttttgtttgtcatttaattaaatgatttgaatgaaaatatagaacgcatggttagtaagtttgcagatgacaccaaaattggtggcatagcacacagtgaagaatgttttctaaggttacaaagagatcttgatcaaatgggtaaaagggctgaaaatggcagatgaagttcaatttggaAAAAATTTCCTGTGTAATAACAACTGGCAGAGAAAATCTAAATTAATTCTATGGCATTCCAATGCATTTTTTTACAAGGTCAGAACTATTGTTTCTTCTAATGATGCATTTTCTTCAGGCTCGTGTTCAATTTGAAATTGTTGGGTCACTGGTGTTTCGACATCAACTGGCTCTGCTTCTCCAGGAACATCTAGGAGATATGGTAATAGACACGATATTTTAACCTAATTGTCAAGCAACAGTGCaataataaataaatttaaaagtttCATAGGAAGTTCAAATGATTTTTGTGGATTATTCTAAGACAGAATAATAAAACATTCAAAGCCATTACATTATTTCCTATGAAATATCTGGCTATGTGATCTTAAGGACGTGTAAGTGCATAAGAAAGCAaactgctccacctttcaataaagTCAGGATGATCTTCTACCTCAATTCCATCTCCCCTCACTATTCTACTGTCCTTCAGTTTCCTCTGTATTCAAATCCATTGATCTCTATTCTTGACAACACTGACAACTGAACAACAACAGTATTgtggggtacagaattccaaaaattaaGAACACTAAAAGTACACATTTTGCAAAATGGTTTACCCTTGAAGTGCAATGACTGGCTTTCTACTGGATTAATTATGTTGAAATGTGGTTTTTTTTCAGaccctgaaataaaaaaaaacactgaatccTTGCACCTGAGCTGAGCCCTCATAATCTCGGCATGTTGGAATACCTGTTGCAGGAATGGGTATTTCCTCAGTTATAAAAGGATTTGCACTTTCTTCCGGAGGTGCAGGCCTTTCACTTTCAGGATCAGGATGAACTGTTTGGTCTTTGATCTCCACTTTGTGTTCTTCTGCAGACTCTGGTTTTGGGCTGGGACTTGATTCAGCAACTGGCTTTTTTGTGTGCTTGTTGCTTGGTCCCTTAGCCtttgtctttctttttctttttccttttgactccTCTCTGTGAATTAATGATAGCAATTACAAAAGGGCAGCTTTAATCATTTGGCAAATATTTCATGCTTAGACAATTTAAATAAAGTCTTAAGAAAAGACTTGTTGATAACAATTGGTAAAGATCTTGAGAGAAATAAAGGTAGGAATTCAGTTCAGGTAGACGTGAAATACAAGCACGATCAGATCCTGGGGGAAAGACCCTGCCTATTCACCCTGTCagtgttcctcatgattttataaacctcgatacggtcacccctcagcctccaacacgctaaggaaaatagccccagcctattcattcCACCCCCttaagctcaaaccttccaaccccggtaacattcttgtaaatcttttctgaacctttcaagatTCAagacacccttcctatagcagggaggccagaattgaaagcagtgttccaaaagtggcctaaccaatgtcctgtactcaatgcacagaccaataaaggcaagcatacaaaataccttcttca of the Stegostoma tigrinum isolate sSteTig4 chromosome 3, sSteTig4.hap1, whole genome shotgun sequence genome contains:
- the LOC125451238 gene encoding uncharacterized protein LOC125451238 isoform X2, encoding MDMSGHGQKTTDQKISGVLPYCLRDREQLRKRKLENQEKKTSQEESKGKRKRKTKAKGPSNKHTKKPVAESSPSPKPESAEEHKVEIKDQTVHPDPESERPAPPEESANPFITEEIPIPATDVPGEAEPVDVETPVTQQFQIEHEPEENASLEETIVLTL
- the LOC125451238 gene encoding uncharacterized protein LOC125451238 isoform X1, producing the protein MTIPHLIATGFDKNCTTMIVNLLRSQRHSEGVLPYCLRDREQLRKRKLENQEKKTSQEESKGKRKRKTKAKGPSNKHTKKPVAESSPSPKPESAEEHKVEIKDQTVHPDPESERPAPPEESANPFITEEIPIPATDVPGEAEPVDVETPVTQQFQIEHEPEENASLEETIVLTL